The following proteins come from a genomic window of Salvia hispanica cultivar TCC Black 2014 chromosome 4, UniMelb_Shisp_WGS_1.0, whole genome shotgun sequence:
- the LOC125219275 gene encoding B3 domain-containing protein Os01g0234100-like isoform X1, producing MAVSPVHDSTGAIICKKLKRKIATPEESKAKHNNAIWENKRRLVEQRLMNLDHTHQTQEESIPDETAIVVHRPKDSPTNDVNTSVGVSSSAMERAQEVKANLSRKYPSFIKLMLKSHVSGGFWLGLPKNFCVAHLPKQDEIVVLVGENEYEYSTRYLMEKTGLSGGWRTFSIAHKLLAGDVLVYQLIEPRKLKVHIVRESTENVGVASLPNLSLNAEPIKEVKQEEEVLITKTARKCLKLICAENGNKINDIHPSEGASVDDNDYSSTESMNAIRFSESVVSFKEIKGFADFSIHVDGLMIDSEIPLHLRTKYYEICRSQNKFLHENLMKGFNAKLAAGMISETINIAGAIRAATDAAADHLHNWDTTLKAFEDLGMEVGFLRARIDKLLSISREAQAAIKLKRQERAEAKEETRRLNIKLLDVKVRIQNLDAEIDGLVKKNEEQSYIFGEVAAAPW from the exons ATGGCCGTCTCTCCCGTCCATGATTCTACTGGAGCTATTATTTGCAAG AAGCTTAAGCGGAAAATTGCTACACCGGAGGAGTCCAAG GCTAAGCACAATAATGCTATATGGGAGAACAAGAGAAGGCTGGTGGAGCAGAGGCTTATGAACCTTGACCATACACACCAAACT CAGGAAGAGTCCATCCCCGACGAAACAGCTATTGTAGT TCACAGACCCAAAGATAGTCCTACTAATGATGTTAACACAAGTGTTGGAGTCTCGAGCTCTGCAATGGAACGAGCTCAAGAGGTTAAAGCGAATCTGTCACGGAAATACCCTAGTTTTATAAAGCTAATGCTCAAGTCTCATGTATCTGGTGGATTCTGGTTG GGCCTACCAAAGAACTTTTGTGTTGCACATCTACCGAAACAGGATGAGATAGTAGTTTTGGTAGgtgaaaatgaatatgaatacAGTACAAGGTACTTGATGGAGAAAACTGGTCTAAGTGGTGGATGGAGAACCTTCTCGATTGCACATAAGTTGCTTGCTGGAGATGTTTTAGTTTATCAACTGATTGAGCCGCGCAAGTTAAAG GTACATATTGTGAGAGAAAGTACAGAAAATGTTGGAGTAGCAAGCCTTCCAAATCTAAGTTTGAATGCAGAGCCAATCAAAGAAG TGAAACAGGAAGAAGAAGTGTTGATCACCAAAACTGCAAGGAAATGTCTGAAGCTCATTTGTGCTGAAAAtggtaataaaattaatgatattcATCCTAGTGAGGGTGCATCCGTAGATGACAATGATTATTCAAGTACAGAAAGCATGAATGCCATCAGATTCTCAGAATCTGTTGTTAGTTTCAAAGAAATAAAGGGCTTCGCAGATTTCAGTATCCACGTTGATGGCCTAATGATTGACTCGGAGATACCTTTACATCTCAGAACTAAGTATTACGAGATCTGTCGCAGCCAAAACAAGTTTCTTCATGAGAATCTCATGAAGGGGTTCAACGCGAAACTAGCTGCTGGTATGATATCCGAGACAATCAACATAGCCGGTGCCATCAGAGCAGCCACAGATGCTGCTGCTGACCACTTACATAACTGGGATACGACTCTGAAAGCTTTTGAGGATTTAGGCATGGAGGTGGGATTCCTTCGTGCCCGTATAGACAAGTTGCTTTCTATTTCTCGCGAAGCCCAAGCTGCGATTAAGCTGAAGAGGCAGGAAAGAGCTGAAGCCAAGGAAGAAACTCGCCGCCTCAACATAAAGCTCTTGGATGTCAAGGTGCGGATACAGAATCTTGATGCTGAGATCGATGGTCTTGTAAAGAAAAACGAAGAGCAGAGCTATATTTTTGGAGAGGTTGCTGCTGCTCCATGGTGA
- the LOC125221259 gene encoding uncharacterized protein LOC125221259 has translation MACLNMPSNDQALYNTITGPRISFSNDFLEPVKLDKSYREAPVSSDFEFSVRNYSMISADEVFSNGKMLPSRESFTKTKTLRDELLAGDDDYEDVSSLRLVKGASRWRERFGLKKSHNVVPKKSLGSIDEMKASDIGAFARKK, from the coding sequence ATGGCATGCTTAAACATGCCAAGTAACGATCAAGCCTTGTACAACACAATCACAGGTCCAAGAATCTCATTTTCAAATGATTTTCTCGAGCCCGTCAAGCTAGATAAGAGCTACAGAGAAGCTCCTGTTTCCTCCGATTTCGAGTTCTCTGTCCGGAACTACTCTATGATCTCTGCAGATGAGGTTTTCTCCAATGGCAAAATGCTGCCATCGAGGGAGAGCTTCACCAAGACGAAAACTCTCAGAGATGAGCTCCTTGCTGGTGACGATGATTATGAGGATGTCTCATCGCTAAGGCTGGTGAAGGGTGCAAGCCGATGGAGGGAGAGGTTTGGGCTGAAGAAATCACACAATGTGGTGCCTAAAAAGAGTTTGGGAAGTATAGATGAGATGAAGGCCTCAGATATTGGTGCTTTTGCCAGGAAGAAATAA
- the LOC125219275 gene encoding B3 domain-containing protein Os01g0234100-like isoform X2, which produces MAVSPVHDSTGAIICKKLKRKIATPEESKAKHNNAIWENKRRLVEQRLMNLDHTHQTEESIPDETAIVVHRPKDSPTNDVNTSVGVSSSAMERAQEVKANLSRKYPSFIKLMLKSHVSGGFWLGLPKNFCVAHLPKQDEIVVLVGENEYEYSTRYLMEKTGLSGGWRTFSIAHKLLAGDVLVYQLIEPRKLKVHIVRESTENVGVASLPNLSLNAEPIKEVKQEEEVLITKTARKCLKLICAENGNKINDIHPSEGASVDDNDYSSTESMNAIRFSESVVSFKEIKGFADFSIHVDGLMIDSEIPLHLRTKYYEICRSQNKFLHENLMKGFNAKLAAGMISETINIAGAIRAATDAAADHLHNWDTTLKAFEDLGMEVGFLRARIDKLLSISREAQAAIKLKRQERAEAKEETRRLNIKLLDVKVRIQNLDAEIDGLVKKNEEQSYIFGEVAAAPW; this is translated from the exons ATGGCCGTCTCTCCCGTCCATGATTCTACTGGAGCTATTATTTGCAAG AAGCTTAAGCGGAAAATTGCTACACCGGAGGAGTCCAAG GCTAAGCACAATAATGCTATATGGGAGAACAAGAGAAGGCTGGTGGAGCAGAGGCTTATGAACCTTGACCATACACACCAAACT GAAGAGTCCATCCCCGACGAAACAGCTATTGTAGT TCACAGACCCAAAGATAGTCCTACTAATGATGTTAACACAAGTGTTGGAGTCTCGAGCTCTGCAATGGAACGAGCTCAAGAGGTTAAAGCGAATCTGTCACGGAAATACCCTAGTTTTATAAAGCTAATGCTCAAGTCTCATGTATCTGGTGGATTCTGGTTG GGCCTACCAAAGAACTTTTGTGTTGCACATCTACCGAAACAGGATGAGATAGTAGTTTTGGTAGgtgaaaatgaatatgaatacAGTACAAGGTACTTGATGGAGAAAACTGGTCTAAGTGGTGGATGGAGAACCTTCTCGATTGCACATAAGTTGCTTGCTGGAGATGTTTTAGTTTATCAACTGATTGAGCCGCGCAAGTTAAAG GTACATATTGTGAGAGAAAGTACAGAAAATGTTGGAGTAGCAAGCCTTCCAAATCTAAGTTTGAATGCAGAGCCAATCAAAGAAG TGAAACAGGAAGAAGAAGTGTTGATCACCAAAACTGCAAGGAAATGTCTGAAGCTCATTTGTGCTGAAAAtggtaataaaattaatgatattcATCCTAGTGAGGGTGCATCCGTAGATGACAATGATTATTCAAGTACAGAAAGCATGAATGCCATCAGATTCTCAGAATCTGTTGTTAGTTTCAAAGAAATAAAGGGCTTCGCAGATTTCAGTATCCACGTTGATGGCCTAATGATTGACTCGGAGATACCTTTACATCTCAGAACTAAGTATTACGAGATCTGTCGCAGCCAAAACAAGTTTCTTCATGAGAATCTCATGAAGGGGTTCAACGCGAAACTAGCTGCTGGTATGATATCCGAGACAATCAACATAGCCGGTGCCATCAGAGCAGCCACAGATGCTGCTGCTGACCACTTACATAACTGGGATACGACTCTGAAAGCTTTTGAGGATTTAGGCATGGAGGTGGGATTCCTTCGTGCCCGTATAGACAAGTTGCTTTCTATTTCTCGCGAAGCCCAAGCTGCGATTAAGCTGAAGAGGCAGGAAAGAGCTGAAGCCAAGGAAGAAACTCGCCGCCTCAACATAAAGCTCTTGGATGTCAAGGTGCGGATACAGAATCTTGATGCTGAGATCGATGGTCTTGTAAAGAAAAACGAAGAGCAGAGCTATATTTTTGGAGAGGTTGCTGCTGCTCCATGGTGA
- the LOC125219713 gene encoding cold-regulated protein 28-like: MWTDQKHNLFLQHLELSFVKQLHQSISLLDQDGEEKSTTLIDQINLAGRLHGCWKIKCNRGYPLSHVSVDSIGHNKRPTISAHAPEPWTLCKAENVGEVVKPNCDLHDSHREGTGQNFVDEDNQSNSDTEYRVKRTKIMLADK; the protein is encoded by the exons ATGTGGACTGATCAGAAGCACAACTTATTTCTCCAACATTTGGAACTCTCATTTGTTAAACAACTGCACCAGTCAATTAGTTTGCTTGATCAGGACGGGGAAGAAAAAAGCACTACCCTAATAGATCAAATAAAT TTGGCTGGTCGGTTGCATGGATGTTGGAAGATTAAGTGCAATAGGGGTTATCCTCTTTCCCATGTTTCAGTTGATTCCATTGGCCATAATAAACGTCCTACTATATCAGCTCATGCACCAGAACCTTGGACGCTTTGTAAAGCAGAGAATGTTGGGGAAGTTGTTAAGCCTAACTGTGATTTGCATGACTCCCATAGAG AGGGTACAGGTCAGaattttgttgatgaagaCAATCAGTCAAACTCAGATACTGAATATCGTGTGAAAAGAACGAAGATTATGTTAGCGGATAAGTGA
- the LOC125221258 gene encoding putative disease resistance protein RGA3, protein MEGEAVAAVIKVLVQNLIDHSKKEISLVRGLEKDAAKLAGSLDTIQQLLNDAESRTIPGGAVKSWLRKLEDVAFDADNVLDELNYHLLSKQIKSIKPMKEKLLKSKKSNENLEYIRKEGAELGLKERLANDVPKLPHAAFETDSFSHDPIFIGRDELVSEIVEVINTRITTDERIISIIAIVGMGGLGQTTLTRNVFHHPKIKTHFGSHIWVHVSQIFDSITLFKKILKCLISTDKVEVESRADIMKKLLEALKDKIYLLILDDIWNQDRPKWDDFINSLVGVTSTKRNAIVITTRNMEVASTVQSLHTHELKGLSHEDCWSIIKAKTFGKVDIPLEFEAIGRKIATRWQGSSNNTEGGSRVRYMIHDEESRITKEVAKYLRTLLFEGHIYRNKFVDFERLHTLVLADDWCTKLPSSIRKLIHLRKLDISSTSINYLPDWNWIGELHQMQTINANLRGLELPSALKYLINLRHLYIDSFAKLPAEIGSLTSLQTLEYFRVGDKNGWKIKEIGSLNDLKGKLKIFSLEKVENKEEAEKASQSNKSKLLKLHLSWNMYGGGDTPNDKNVLEGLQPHSNLKKLAIEGFNGKKFPSWTQKMAVENVPQGCWVPLNKLIEIKLYECSKCEEIPMFGHLPNLKSLWLEGLTNLKFINSSFYGLVNEETHIVFLALEKLVLHNMPNLAEWAEVESPCATDVTVFPNLQHLQISWCKQLTSFPNQSESCLKSLVVRETGSMPLTCIFKTKLKLLIELCIERIYGLEYLPNWLFYNNPNLLELTIRRCSNLRELPDGLGTLNSLEMLSISDCPNLERIANIGAQHSQGSLTCLQRMKIYECEALLYFPWEMVGSLLEVLEFENLS, encoded by the exons ATGGAAGGAGAAGCTGTCGCCGCAGTCATTAAAGTTTTAGTTCAAAACCTCATCGACCATTCTAAGAAAGAAATCTCACTAGTCCGAGGTCTCGAAAAAGATGCAGCAAAGCTAGCTGGGAGTTTAGATACGATCCAGCAATTGTTGAACGATGCTGAGAGCCGTACTATTCCCGGTGGGGCTGTCAAAAGCTGGCTGAGGAAGCTCGAAGACGTGGCCTTCGATGCTGACAATGTTTTGGATGAACTCAACTATCATCTTCTCTCCAAACAAATCAAGTCCATTAAGCCCATGAAAGAAAAG CTCTTAAAATCCAAGAAATCAAATGAGAATTTGGAGTATATTCGAAAAGAGGGAGCTGAGCTTGGCCTCAAAGAGAGGCTTGCCAACGATGTGCCAAAATTGCCTCATGCTGCTTTTGAAACCGATTCCTTCTCACATGATCCAATTTTCATTGGAAGAGATGAGTTGGTGTCAGAAATAGTTGAGGTTATTAACACTCGTATCACAACTGATGAACGTATAATTTCTATCATTGCCATTGTGGGAATGGGAGGATTGGGGCAGACAACCTTGACTAGGAATGTCTTCCATCATCCAAAGATAAAAACTCACTTTGGTTCACATATTTGGGTGCatgtttctcaaatttttgatTCAATCACTCTTTTCAAGAAAATCCTTAAATGCTTAATTTCTACTGATAAAGTTGAAGTTGAGAGTAGGGCAGATATTATGAAAAAGCTTTTAGAAGCTTTGAAAGACAAAATTTATCTTCTCATTCTTGATGACATATGGAATCAAGATCGTCCAAAATGGGATGATTTTATCAATTCTTTGGTTGGCGTCACTTCTACCAAGAGGAATGCAATTGTTATTACCACTAGAAATATGGAAGTCGCTTCAACTGTGCAATCACTTCATACACATGAGCTCAAAGGGTTATCACATGAAGATTGTTGGTCGATAATCAAAGCAAAAACTTTTGGAAAAGTGGATATTCCGTTAGAGTTTGAGGCTATAGGGAGGAAGATTGCAACAAGATGGCAAG GTTCTTCTAATAATACAGAAGGCGGGAGCCGAGTGAGATACATGATTCATGATGAAGAAAGTCGTATTACAAAAGAAGTGGCAAAATATTTGCGTACGTTATTGTTCGAGGGACACATTTATCGTAACAAGTTTGTAGATTTCGAGCGTCTACATACTTTAGTTCTTGCAGATGATTGGTGTACTAAGTTGCCAAGTTCGATAAGGAAGTTGATACATTTAAGGAAACTTGATATTTCGTCGACGAGTATCAATTATTTGCCAGACTGGAACTGGATTGGAGAACTCCATCAGATGCAAACAATAAACGCAAATTTAAGAGGATTGGAACTGCCTAGTGCTCTGAAGTACTTGATTAATTTAAGGCATCTTTATATCGATTCCTTTGCAAAGTTGCCTGCTGAGATTGGGAGTTTAACTTCTCTCCAGACGCTAGAGTATTTTAGAGTTGGCGACAAGAATGGATGGAAAATCAAAGAGATCGGGAGTTTGAATGATCTCAAGGGGAAACTGAAAATTTTTAGCCTTGAAAAGGTTGAAAACAAGGAAGAGGCTGAGAAAGCAAGTCAATCTAACAAGTCAAAATTATTGAAGTTGCATTTGTCATGGAACATGTATGGAGGTGGTGATACTCCAAATGATAAGAATGTGTTGGAAGGTCTTCAACCACACTCAAATCTAAAAAAGTTAGCGATTGAAGGATTCAATGGAAAAAAATTTCCATCATGGACCCAGAAGATGGCAGTTGAAAATGTACCTCAAGGTTGTTGGGTACCACTTAACAAGTTGATTGAGATAAAACTCTACGAGTGCTCAAAATGTGAAGAAATCCCAATGTTTGGGCATTTGCCAAATCTCAAGTCTCTCTGGTTAGAAGGATTGACAAATTTGAAGTTCATAAATTCTTCTTTCTATGGATTAGTGAATGAGGAGACACATATTGTTTTTCTAGCTCTAGAAAAACTCGTATTGCATAACATGCCTAATCTTGCAGAGTGGGCAGAAGTAGAATCTCCATGTGCAACTGATGTCACGGTATTTCCTAACCTTCAACACTTACAGATCTCTTGGTGCAAGCAATTGACGAGTTTTCCTAATCAATCAGAGTCATGCCTCAAAAGTTTGGTAGTCAGGGAGACTGGGAGCATGCCATTAACATGCATattcaagacaaaattaaagttACTAATAGAGCTTTGCATAGAAAGAATATATGGTCTAGAATATCTCCCAAATTGGTTATTCTATAACAATCCCAATCTCTTGGAGTTAACTATAAGAAGGTGTTCCAATTTGAGAGAATTACCAGATGGTCTAGGCACcctcaattctttggagatgTTGAGTATAAGCGACTGTCCAAATTTGGAACGAATAGCAAATATTGGTGCACAACATTCACAAGGAAGCCTCACATGCCTTCAAAGGATGAAGATTTATGAATGCGAAGCTTTGCTGTATTTTCCATGGGAAATGGTAGGATCCTTGCTTGAGGTACTGGAGTTTGAGAATTTAA GTTAA
- the LOC125223585 gene encoding EKC/KEOPS complex subunit Tprkb, producing the protein MKSFEIGIGGVSLSLALFVDVTNSKELLELMQAGTLEPEVAFLNASLVPDVFPVLAAAYKTLVAKSRESLTTRTLHSELVYNYSGSKHISESLKRCGISDSTTYILAARFGASSDEMTAINGLIKGTEIGLEELETRADRAQIHKHYKISVPELGISSVSDAIVCRISARDAL; encoded by the exons ATGAAGAGCTTCGAGATCGGGATCGGTGGTGTCTCTCTTTCTCTCGCTCTCTTCGTCGATGTTACTAATTCCAA AGAGCTTCTTGAGTTGATGCAAGCAGGGACTTTGGAACCAGAAGTAGCATTTCTGAATGCTTCACTT GTGCCCGATGTTTTCCCTGTTCTTGCTGCTGCATACAAGACGCTTGTAGCAAAATCACGAGAGTCTCTCACTACCCGCACTCTTCATTCGGAGCTTGTCTACAATTACTCGGGCTCCAAACAT ATATCAGAGTCCTTGAAGAGGTGCGGCATATCAGACAGCACCACGTACATCCTCGCAGCTCGCTTTGGTGCTTCATCTGATGAG ATGACAGCCATAAATGGACTTATAAAAGGGACAGAAATAGGGTTGGAGGAATTGGAAACACGAGCTGACCGAGCTCAGATACACAAG CACTACAAAATATCAGTGCCGGAGTTGGGGATATCTTCAGTGTCGGATGCTATTGTATGCAGGATCTCTGCGCGTGATGCTTTGTAA